The following is a genomic window from Chlamydiales bacterium.
CAGAAGAGGGTGTTCGTCTATTTTTATGGGATCTGGGAATCATACAAACAAAAGAGTGCCTTTCTTATTATAAACACTTAAATACGTCTAAAAAACAAACGTCTTAAATATAACTTGTTTGTGTATACCGAAACGCATTGAATATTAAAAAATATTATGCACAATTCCATATGTATACACAAACCAATTCTTGAACTTGTTTGTGTATAAGTAAAATTATGCATCGTTAGTTTATGGTAAGCACTGCTAATAAATACTCAATCAAACACATTCAGGGAATACCGCTGCGAACTACTATAGTTGTATTTGCCCTGTTCATGATACTACTTGGAGCAATTGGCGTTGGCATCACCGCCTTTTTCTCTTCAAAACAAATTGTCAATAACTTATGGAAGGTTATTTCTGAAGAAGAAGGTAAAAATTCAATTAACCAAACTGTAAATTTTTTTCAACAAGCAACCATCCAAAGTAAAACAACTATCGACCTTTTTCAAGATCATATCATCAACATCGATAATCAAACCCAAGTAATTAATTATTTTTATACCAAACTACAAGAACACCCTAGTTTTCAATGGATTTTTATCATCCAGCCAGATGGCGCTTCCATTGCAGCTTTTCGAGAAACAAATGTAGCGGGCATTTTCGTTTGGATCTCTCATCCAATAAATAGTAAAAATCAAGAAGTCTCTCTTTACAAATATGAACCTGGTAAAGCCTTGCAACCCATAAAAAAAGAAAATGCTCCCTTTCATGATAAATCTCTTATCTACAAACTAACGCATCAACACCCAAAAGGAGTCTGGAGTAACCCTTACGCCTATAAAATAGTTAAAGGTATTGGTATCGATTATGGAAAAGCGATTTACGTTGATGGGATTTTCAAAGGCGTACTTGTCATCGAGTATGAACTTACCGAACTGCAACGCTTTTTACATACGATGCAAAAATACAAAACCCACAATATGTACCTACTTACTAAAAATGGCGATATTTTGGCAGATCGCACTAAATACTATATAAGTGAATCTCTTGCATCTGGCCTTGTCAATATTCAAAATTCAGATGACGATGCTTTAAAAAGTGCATGGCAAGATGTAAAAAAACAATCCTCTTCAAAAGGTGTTATAGAAACAAAAACGTCTCTTGGATACTTTGACACCCTACCTGAAATTACAAACACACCATGGATTGTCATGACACTCATTTCAAAAGAGGAATTTTATGCCCCAATCCAAGAACAAACAAGACACTCTATCCTCGTTGCAGGATCTATCTGTTTCCTTTGTATTCTTTTTAGCTTTCTATTCTTTACACATGTGTCTAAGCGCTTAAAAGAAATTGCAAATGAAATGTATTCTCTCTCTCAATTTCATGTTTCAACTAAAACGTTCTCTAATACTGTATCAACTATCCAAGAAGTAAATATGATGAATAGTGCAACAGATCAATTAAAACATGGTATTCAGTGCTTTGCAAAATACACTCCTGCAGAACTTGTTTCACAGCTTATTCAATCAGGAAAACCTGTAACAATCGGTGGTGAAAAAAAGAATATCACTGTGTTGTTTGTAGATATTGTTTCCTTCACATCTTTTTCAGAAACATTTCCAGCTGATATAACCATGAGCTTGTTAGGAGAATACTTGAGCTCTATGAATGAACAAATTGAATCTACAGGAGGCATCGTTGATAAATACATAGGAGATGGTCTCATGGCTCTATGGGGCGCACCAAAAACTCTTGATAACCACGCTTTATGCGCTTGTAGGGCAGCTCTTAAAATGAAGAAAAAATTACTAGCACTGCAACAAAAATGGCAAAAAGAGGGAAAACCAGAACTGCGCCACAGAATGGGTATCAATACAGGAAACGCTATTGTGGGTAATATTGGTAGTGACACAAAAGTGGAATATACTGCAATTGGGGGCATTGTAAACCTTGCAAGTAGACTAGAATCTATAAATAAAACATATGGCACAGAAATCATTGTAGGTCCTGACATTGCAAATCCTCTTTCAAAAGAATTCTTATTTAGACCTCTTGATTTTACTCTTCTCAAAGGAGAACAAGAGCCCATCATCATCTATGAACTCATTTGCCCTCTTGAGGAGTCAACAAGTACTTTAACAAAATCTATCGAAGTTTATGCCCAGGCATTAGAACTCTACAAAAATAAAAAATTCTTTGATGCTGAAAAGCTATTTGATCATGTAAGTGAACTTTCAGGACATAATGATCTACCCTCTATCTTTATGGCAAAAAAATGCCGTACTGAAGGTTTAAAGAAGGGGATAACATGAGTGAAAATCTCTCTTCAAATAAACCTCATGGCTTTGCATTACGTACAACACTTATTGTAAGTATTATAATAATGATTCTACTTGGCTCAATAAGCGTTGGGGTTTTGGCATTCATTTCCTCAAAAAAGATTGTCAACGACCTCTGGGAGGAGATGTCTACTCAAATTGGAAAAAATGCAATCGATCAAATTGCAACTTTTTTTAATCAAGCAGAACCTGCAACTCAAGAATTACTAGACCTTCTACAAGGCAAGTTAATAGATATTGATAATGACAAACAACTACTCGAATATTTTTATCATGCCCTACAAATTAACCCAGCATTTCAATGGATGTTTTTGGATAGACTTAATGATACAGCAGTTGCTGCTTTCTATGCGACAAAAGAGGCTGCAATTCATTTTTGGCTTCAAAAAGGTCCTCACACAGAGCTTTTTAAATATGGCAAAGACAACTCTTTTGAATTGCTACAAAAAATTACAACACCTACTAACAAAGAATTACCCATCTATAACCTAGCACTAAAGCACCCAAGTGGAATTTGGGGAGAACCTTATCTTTATAAAACCATTCCTGGCATCGGTATAGACTTTGGTAGAGGAATTTATATCGATGGGGAAATTAAAGGTATTGTAGCTATTGAATATGAGCTTTCTCAGCTTAAGTTATTTTTTGAAAGCTTAAAAATATATGCATCTCATCAAATCTATCTCGTCAATGCACAAGGTGACATCCTTTTAGATTCCGATAAAGATTATGCTAAAGAAAGTGTGCAAACAGGCTTTACTAACATCAAAAACAAAAATAATCCCGATTTGAAAGAGGCATGGGAATCTATTTTAAAACAGTCTTCTAAAAAAGGCGTA
Proteins encoded in this region:
- a CDS encoding adenylate/guanylate cyclase domain-containing protein, which gives rise to MVSTANKYSIKHIQGIPLRTTIVVFALFMILLGAIGVGITAFFSSKQIVNNLWKVISEEEGKNSINQTVNFFQQATIQSKTTIDLFQDHIINIDNQTQVINYFYTKLQEHPSFQWIFIIQPDGASIAAFRETNVAGIFVWISHPINSKNQEVSLYKYEPGKALQPIKKENAPFHDKSLIYKLTHQHPKGVWSNPYAYKIVKGIGIDYGKAIYVDGIFKGVLVIEYELTELQRFLHTMQKYKTHNMYLLTKNGDILADRTKYYISESLASGLVNIQNSDDDALKSAWQDVKKQSSSKGVIETKTSLGYFDTLPEITNTPWIVMTLISKEEFYAPIQEQTRHSILVAGSICFLCILFSFLFFTHVSKRLKEIANEMYSLSQFHVSTKTFSNTVSTIQEVNMMNSATDQLKHGIQCFAKYTPAELVSQLIQSGKPVTIGGEKKNITVLFVDIVSFTSFSETFPADITMSLLGEYLSSMNEQIESTGGIVDKYIGDGLMALWGAPKTLDNHALCACRAALKMKKKLLALQQKWQKEGKPELRHRMGINTGNAIVGNIGSDTKVEYTAIGGIVNLASRLESINKTYGTEIIVGPDIANPLSKEFLFRPLDFTLLKGEQEPIIIYELICPLEESTSTLTKSIEVYAQALELYKNKKFFDAEKLFDHVSELSGHNDLPSIFMAKKCRTEGLKKGIT